Sequence from the Thermocoleostomius sinensis A174 genome:
GGAACTGATTGAATTAGCTCCAGAAGATGCTGATGCTTATTATCACCTTGGACTAGCGCTGAAGGGACGCAATCGTACGGCTGAGGCTCTGAATGCTCTCCAAACCGCCCGGACTCTTTATCAACAGCAGGGCAATGCTGAAGGGGTTGATAAGGTGGAGACCGCGATCGATGACATTGATTAATGATTGAGACGACATCGATTAAAACATTAATGAAGTTGATAGAAACGAAGGTAGAGATGGCTTCAGGTTGAAATCTACTTCTGAGATTAATTTCCGGGCTTAATAAGCTTGAACCTTGATCGGCCCTTAACGGCTGAATCAACGTCCGAACGGTGGACTGTGAGACCGATCGCCAACGAATTAAGCTATAGAGGTTAAGCGGGGCTATCTAGTCGTTATGTCCATTGTTGTACACTCATCGTAGGACTTGCGATTGTGAAATGTTTCAGTCATTGAACAAGCTCCCTCCCCTCGTTAGTTGGGGGCTGCTGTTTCCCATTATTTTCCTGAACGGTTGGCTCTTGCTCGTTTTGGCGCAGGAGCTACAGCCCTTGCTAAGTATTTTGATCAGCGCTACGCTGCTGGCTTTTTTGTTAGACTATCCGATTCGATTTTTGGTCGATCGGGGCGTCAGTCGCGGCATCGCTATCAGTCTAGTGCTGCTGGTGTTTCTGTTAATTCTGGTAGTGTCGGGCGTGTTTCTGATTCCCCTAATTTTGAAACAAGCCAATGAACTGTTGACCAAATTGCCGGAGTGGATTAAATCAGGTCAGCAGCAGTTGATCAGCCTAGAGGATTGGGCCATTGCTCAGCAGTTACCGATCGATCTCAGCACGACGATTAATCAACTGGTGGCACGACTGACAACCGGATTGCGCGCCCTCACTAGCCAAGCCTTCAGCATTGTATTTGGAGCGATCGGCAGTGTCGTTAATGTGTTTCTGACGTTAGTGTTTACAATCTTTTTGGTGCTGCGCGGCGAAAGCCTGTGGGCTGGCATTTTAGGATGGTTTCCGCCTCAGTGGAACCTACGTATTCGCGAGTCGTTGCCCGAAAACTTTGAGCGCTATATTGCTGGACAAGTGACAATGGCGACGATTGTTGGCATTGTACAAACAACCACGCTGGTCATTTTGCGGGTTCCCTTGCCACAACTGTTTGGCATTGGCATTGGCGTAGCAACGCTGATTCCCTTTGGCGGAACTGTCACTATTATCACGGTTAGTTCTCTGCTAGCCCTGCAAAACTTTTGGCTGGGCTTTAAAGTCTTGCTAGTGGCCATAAGCATTAACTGGGCGATTGAAAATATTTTGGCGCCGCGCATTGTAGGCGAACTGACCGGACTCAATCCCGTCTGGATGTTGATATCACTGGATCTGGGTCTGAAATTAGGGGGCGCGTTGGGGCTAGTGATTGCTGTACCGATTGCCAGCTTCATTAAAGCCACTGCTGATACGATTCGCAACAGCCGATCGGGGTCTTCGCTGGTCTTGGTGACGGGAGACCCTCCCGCAGTGGAAGAACAACCCGTTGGGCGATCGGACGAGTGAAGAACAAATCGGTTGAGGCGCGACGTACTGACCGTTAGAAGTATTTTGAACTAGTACGCAAACTACTCTAGAGTGAGACCGCTACGCCATTTGCTGCTCTGTGGGCATTATCGAATCAAGTGATGAACTTGACAGCGAACTCAATAGCGCCAATAGCGTCGGCCTTTCCAAAAAATGCCCACAACAACTCCAATTAGCAAAAATCGACCAGGTGTTACTAAATTTACCGGCAAGGGCAACAGCGACTTGAGGAAAAACGCAACCATGACACACAACACCAGCGCCCACAGGATGCCTGTATTAATCACAATTTGAGGATACACGCGCTCTAACCAATACACGGCTAATGCACCCACTCCAACGGCCATTGCAAAGAAGACGATCGCACCAAGTAACGGAGAAAACAACACTGCAAACACCCCTTGCAGCGCTGGTACAAACTGGTAGCTCAGGGCTAATCCTAATTCCAACAGAAAGGTAATTAGGGCCGTTGCTAGAGCGGTTAAACTCAACGGCAGCCAGGGTAAGTACTTAAGACGTTGGAGAGGATTACGCATGGGGAGGGATTAGAGGTGGGGGATTGGGGGTGGGAATCAAGAATCAGGAATTGCCTTTTACCTTTTTCTTGCATCCCTCATCCCTAAATTATTCGATACTAACGCCCCGAAAGGTTTTCGATCGACTGCGGCTGGGTACAGCAGCTTGTTCGATCGTGCGAGCTTGCACCTGATGAGCTTGAAAGTACTTCTGCCATTCATAGGGTGCATCTAGCGTTTCACCGCCGTGTTTGGTGAGGCGCGATCGTACTTGACATAGAACGGGTGTGTTGACGCAAGCTCCGGCAATGATCACTTGTCCTTTGGTTAGGGCAGGTAGTTCTTTAAGCAAATCGCGTCCGGCGGCTTCCACCCCATACTTGAGGCTATCTTGATCAACGGGATTGACAATTCGCATGACAAACTGGCTCATGCATTGAGACAACACATCCGAGT
This genomic interval carries:
- a CDS encoding AI-2E family transporter, which codes for MFQSLNKLPPLVSWGLLFPIIFLNGWLLLVLAQELQPLLSILISATLLAFLLDYPIRFLVDRGVSRGIAISLVLLVFLLILVVSGVFLIPLILKQANELLTKLPEWIKSGQQQLISLEDWAIAQQLPIDLSTTINQLVARLTTGLRALTSQAFSIVFGAIGSVVNVFLTLVFTIFLVLRGESLWAGILGWFPPQWNLRIRESLPENFERYIAGQVTMATIVGIVQTTTLVILRVPLPQLFGIGIGVATLIPFGGTVTIITVSSLLALQNFWLGFKVLLVAISINWAIENILAPRIVGELTGLNPVWMLISLDLGLKLGGALGLVIAVPIASFIKATADTIRNSRSGSSLVLVTGDPPAVEEQPVGRSDE